From a single Lolium rigidum isolate FL_2022 chromosome 7, APGP_CSIRO_Lrig_0.1, whole genome shotgun sequence genomic region:
- the LOC124669704 gene encoding protein NRT1/ PTR FAMILY 4.4-like, protein MALGVFVDWRGNTINRKVHGGVRAAWFLYVLTVITNVVIVPNVLNMVTYLHGTMHMGVSGSVTTAANFFGATSGFAMIGAFISDSYVTRSRTMLLFGPFMFLGYGLLALQAYLPSLHPPPCNIEAEVNNCKEVHGRDAALLYIGLYMSAFGDGCIRSCLSSLGADQFDHEDPTESRQQSSFFNWYTFGISFGGFVGLILIVWLQKYKGWDIGFGLCALLILFGLLIVAAGFPFYRNQVPEGSPLTRVLQVLVVAFRNMKLEAPENLEEARKINPEAGTVSIDAYSQTNSLKFLNKACINRGKSGAWSVCSATKVEETKIVLRFLPIFISSVFGYISNISIFTFTVQQGGMTNTRLGKIHVEPATLFAIPVIFQMLILAIYDKFIVRLLRRRTGYIGGITHLQRIGIGFAAMILSCVIAAVVEKKRKEAVEQMSIFWLTPQFLLLGMSDVTSFTGLLEFFNSEAPRGMKSIGTALFWCDLGLASLMATFLVDAVNRATRHGHQRGWLEGTTLNSSHLDWFYWVVAVVGLLGFFNYLYWAKKYVYRNNQRTTKPMVCIEPMGDQVSP, encoded by the exons aTGGCACTTGGAGTCTTTGTAGATTGGAGGGGAAACACCATTAATAGGAAGGTGCACGGCGGAGTCAGAGCAGCATGGTTTTTGTATG ttctgaCTGTGATAACAAACGTGGTTATAGTCCCAAACGTCCTGAATATGGTTACTTATCTCCATGGAACAATGCATATGGGGGTTTCAGGCTCCGTAACTACAGCCGCTAATTTTTTCGGTGCCACATCCGGGTTTGCAATGATCGGAGCTTTCATCTCAGACTCCTATGTTACTCGTTCTAGAACTATGCTCCTGTTTGGTCCATTTATGTTTCTG GGATACGGGTTGCTCGCACTACAAGCCTACTTACCCTCCCTGCATCCACCACCGTGCAATATTGAAGCAGAAGTAAACAACTGCAAAGAGGTCCATGGCCGGGACGCTGCCTTATTGTACATAGGCTTGTATATGAGTGCATTTGGTGATGGTTGTATACGTTCTTGCTTGTCCTCCCTTGGAGCAGACCAGTTTGACCATGAAGATCCCACTGAATCTCGCCAACAGTCCAGCTTCTTTAACTGGTATACCTTCGGGATCTCCTTTGGAGGCTTTGTAGGGCTGATTCTCATAGTGTGGCTCCAGAAGTATAAAGGGTGGGATATTGGATTTGGGTTGTGCGCTCTCCTAATTCTTTTTGGACTGCTCATAGTTGCTGCTGGTTTCCCCTTCTACCGCAACCAAGTACCAGAAGGAAGTCCTCTAACTCGAGTACTGCAG GTTCTTGTGGTTGCATTCAGGAACATGAAGCTTGAAGCACCTGAAAATCTGGAAGAAGCACGGAAAATCAATCCCGAGGCGGGAACAGTTTCTATTGATGCATACTCTCAAACAAATAGTCTGAA ATTTCTCAACAAAGCTTGCATCAACCGTGGTAAAAGTGGAGCCTGGTCAGTTTGCAGTGCGACGAAGGTGGAGGAAACTAAGATTGTGCTCCGTTTTCTTCCGATCTTCATCAGCTCAGTGTTTGGATATATATCAAACATTAGCATCTTCACATTCACAGTGCAGCAAGGTGGTATGACAAACACGAGGCTGGGCAAGATCCATGTTGAACCAGCGACGCTCTTCGCCATCCCCGTAATATTCCAGATGCTAATTCTTGCCATCTATGATAAATTCATTGTGCGGTTATTGCGAAGGCGCACAGGGTACATTGGTGGCATCACCCATTTGCAGCGCATAGGTATAGGCTTCGCTGCCATGATACTCTCCTGTGTCATCGCAGCGGTTGTTgagaaaaagagaaaggaagctgTTGAGCAGATGTCCATTTTCTGGCTTACACCCCAGTTCTTACTGCTCGGCATGTCAGATGTAACATCATTCACTGGGCTCCTTGAGTTCTTCAACAGTGAAGCGCCACGGGGAATGAAGTCAATTGGCACGGCATTGTTCTGGTGTGATCTAGGGCTTGCGTCACTGATGGCCACATTCCTGGTGGATGCTGTAAACAGGGCAACAAGGCATGGTCACCAGCGAGGCTGGCTAGAGGGTACAACCTTGAACAGCAGCCATCTTGACTGGTTCTACTGGGTTGTGGCTGTAGTCGGATTGCTTGGCTTCTTCAACTACCTGTACTGGGCGAAGAAGTATGTGTACCGGAACAACCAACGCACCACTAAGCCAATGGTATGCATTGAGCCAATGGGTGATCAGGTTTCACCTTGA